From Chroogloeocystis siderophila 5.2 s.c.1, the proteins below share one genomic window:
- a CDS encoding allophycocyanin subunit alpha-B — MSIVSNVILKADDELRYPSSGELKNIKDFLQTGEQRMRIASTLAENEKKIVQQASKQLWQKRPDFIAPGGNAYGERQRALCLRDYGWYLRLITYGVLSGDKEPIEKIGLIGVREMYNSLGVPVPGMVESIRCLKEASLGLLSSEDAAEAAPYFDYIIQAMS, encoded by the coding sequence ATGAGCATAGTCAGCAACGTTATTCTTAAAGCCGACGACGAACTGCGTTATCCTAGCAGCGGCGAATTAAAAAACATCAAAGATTTTTTGCAAACCGGCGAACAACGGATGCGTATTGCGAGTACGCTAGCAGAAAACGAAAAGAAAATTGTACAGCAAGCCAGTAAACAACTTTGGCAGAAACGCCCCGATTTTATTGCGCCTGGTGGAAATGCTTATGGCGAACGCCAACGGGCTTTGTGTCTGCGTGATTACGGTTGGTACTTGCGCTTGATTACATACGGTGTGCTTTCTGGAGATAAAGAGCCGATTGAAAAAATTGGCTTAATTGGTGTCCGAGAAATGTATAATTCGCTCGGAGTGCCTGTCCCAGGAATGGTTGAATCGATTCGTTGTCTTAAAGAGGCATCTTTGGGCTTATTAAGTTCAGAAGACGCTGCCGAAGCTGCGCCCTACTTTGATTATATTATTCAAGCTATGTCTTAG